The following are encoded together in the Prionailurus viverrinus isolate Anna chromosome B3, UM_Priviv_1.0, whole genome shotgun sequence genome:
- the CLMN gene encoding calmin isoform X3: protein MCLKRVGVERENVQKRTFTRWVNLHLEKCDPPLEVKDLFIDIQDGKILMALLEVLSGRNLLHEYKSSSHRIFRLNNIAKALKFLEDSNVKLVSIDAAEIADGNPSLVLGLIWNIILFFQIKELTGNLSRNSPSSSLSPGSGGTDSDSSFPPTPTAERSVAISVKDQRKAIRTLLAWVQRKTRKYGVAVQDFAGSWRSGMAFLAVIKAIDPSLVDMKQALEDSMRENLEKAFRVAHEALHIPRLLEPEDIMVDTPDEQSIVTYVAQFLEHFPELEAEDLVDSDKEAPIESTFVHIKETPSEQESTIFLLTENGEQAYTVNHEASHPPPSKVFVCDKSESAKECYLSVMPSQALSDSSTDFMHQIIDQALQEVPGKASSTGEPSPESSILSSRKDNRRSNSLPIKKTVHFEADTYKEASCSKDPFYSPDLRFEGSPRGTKDSLKQDGDVLAAEIAEEKPKQEAPKIPEAASDESPGVESLVDRKINHSQTSESCPSWNGAPEGAAGGGKESRPLSPLGDNAVMADSLEIKVQLLTVEAMAEEDYFESTPLKASKFNSDLIDFASTSQAFNEVPPPREKRPVEEEVPEDHAEKLGKRRSKSAHQRKDSDESPERPDKQEPHEDPGREDPGYSLAPEEAPVEKKPEAYEKPKRKSARRRRGEDEGEAAGPQGPDGELPSDPPSGSLSLETLHSRSQEGLDFKPSPPLSKVSVIPHDLFYYPHYEVPLAAVLEAYAEGSEDLKHRDLDLEEPEDYLHDLGAGAEAEEAEEAEVSWNSCSFSGPDEEGPEAGIPAPSTDKGAEGTRPALEPAPPAPPEGHQPAEAEESGPVESHQSQESENSGNLANSLEEKVTGESISSKKKEKRKHVDHVESSIFIAPGTIRSSEDLEGDTGDHKVLSRTSHSDSSIYIRRHTNRSLESDHFSYVQLRNAADQDDRRNRMLTRYNTQKLTELILQFYGIRADMKKECKHTRMSMKEGQRLWRSRVPGEPELTERLSDPVCPAAGYDVFYSLPLAPGLLPTAVPTAGRHQTLMRVSA from the exons ttgAGAGGGAAAATGTGCAGAAGAGAACCTTTACTCGATGGGTAAATCTCCATCTAGAGAAG TGCGACCCACCCCTAGAAGTTAAAGATTTATTCATTGATATCCAAGATGGCAAAATCCTAATGGCTTTGTTAGAAGTCCTGTCTGGGCGGAATCTG CTGCATGAGTACAAGTCCTCATCCCATCGTATTTTCCGGTTGAACAACATAGCGAAAGCACTTAAGTTTTTGGAAGATAGCAAT GTCAAACTGGTTAGCATCGACGCAGCGGAAATAGCAGACGGCAACCCCTCTTTGGTTCTTGGGCTGATATGGAACATAATTCTCTTCTTCCAG ATTAAGGAGCTCACGGGCAATCTCAGCAGAAACTCGCCGTCTTCCAGCCTGTCACCTGGCTCGGGGGGCACAGACTCAGACTCTTCCTTCCCACCCACGCCCACCGCGGAGAGGAGCGTGGCCATATCTGTGAAAGATCAGAGGAAGGCTATCAGGACCCTGCTGGCGTGGGTGCAGAGGAAGACGAGGAA GTATGGCGTGGCGGTGCAGGACTTCGCGGGCAGCTGGAGAAGTGGGATGGCTTTCCTGGCCGTGATCAAGGCCATCGACCCCAGCCTGGTTgacatgaagcaggctctggaagACTCCATGCGGGAAAACCTGGAGAAGGCCTTCCGCGTGGCGCACGAGGCCCTTCACATTCCCAGGCTCCTGGAGCCAGAAG ACATCATGGTTGACACGCCAGACGAGCAGTCCATCGTGACTTACGTGGCACAGTTCCTGGAACACTTCCCGGAGTTGGAAGCT GAGGATCTCGTGGATTCGGATAAAGAAGCCCCTATTGAATCCACCTTTGTCCACATCAAAGAAACCCCTTCTGAACAGGAGAGCACCATCTTCCTTCTGACGGAGAATGGGGAGCAAGCTTACACCGTCAACCACGAAGCCAGCCACCCGCCGCCCTCCAAAGTCTTTGTCTGTGACAAGTCCGAGAGCGCGAAAGAATGCTACCTGAGTGTCATGCCCAGCCAGGCACTCTCAGACAGCTCCACTGACTTCATGCACCAGATCATCGACCAGGCCCTCCAAGAGGTCCCGGGGAAGGCCAGCAGCACCGGTGAGCCATCTCCGGAATCTTCCATTTTATCCTCCAGAAAGGACAACCGGAGGTCCAACTCTTTGCCAATCAAGAAGACCGTGCATTTTGAGGCTGACACCTACAAGGAGGCTTCCTGCAGTAAAGACCCTTTCTACAGTCCAGACCTTCGCTTTGAGGGGAGCCCGAGAGGGACAAAGGACTCGCTGAAGCAGGATGGGGACGTCCTGGCAGCTGAGATTGCCGAGGAAAAGCCGAAGCAGGAAGCCCCCAAGATTCCGGAAGCGGCCTCTGATGAGTCACCGGGGGTCGAGTCTTTGGTGGACAGGAAGATCAATCATTCGCAGACTTCGGAGAGTTGTCCCTCCTGGAACGGGGCGCCAGAGGGTGCGGCCggtggggggaaggagagccGTCCCCTTTCACCCCTCGGGGACAACGCGGTTATGGCCGATTCCTTGGAGATCAAGGTCCAGCTGCTGACCGTAGAAGCTATGGCTGAGGAAGACTATTTTGAAAGCACACCTTTAAAAGCCTCTAAGTTCAACAGCGACCTAATAGATTTTGCCTCAACCAGCCAGGCCTTCAACGAGGTTCCTCCGCCTCGTGAGAAGAGACCTGTCGAGGAAGAGGTTCCGGAGGATCACGCTGAGAAACTGGGAAAGAGGAGAAGCAAATCCGCGCACCAGCGCAAAGACTCGGACGAGTCCCCAGAGAGGCCGGACAAGCAGGAGCCCCACGAGGACCCTGGGCGAGAGGACCCAGGCTATTCTTTGGCCCCCGAGGAGGCACCGGTGGAAAAAAAGCCGGAGGCGTACGAGAAGCCCAAGCGCAAGTCCGCGCGGCGCCGTCGGGGCGAGGACGAGGGGGAGGCTGCGGGGCCGCAGGGGCCGGACGGCGAGCTGCCCTCCGACCCTCCGAGTGGCAGCCTCAGCCTGGAGACCCTGCACAGCCGCAGCCAGGAAGGCCTGGACTTCAAGCCCTCCCCGCCGCTGTCCAAGGTCTCCGTCATTCCCCACGACCTTTTCTACTACCCGCACTACGAGGTGCCCCTGGCTGCGGTTCTGGAGGCTTATGCGGAAGGCTCAGAGGACCTGAAACACCGAGACCTGGATCTGGAGGAGCCGGAGGACTATCTGCATGACCTGGGGGCCGGGGCCGAGGCCGAGGAGGCCGAGGAGGCCGAGGTCTCTTGGAACAGCTGTAGCTTCTCGGGGCCGGACGAGGAGGGCCCTGAGGCCGGCATCCCGGCCCCGAGTACCGACAAGGGTGCAGAGGGCACCAGACCAGCCTTGGAGcccgcacccccagcccctccagaaGGCCACCAGCCAGCGGAGGCCGAAGAGAGCGGCCCTGTGGAGAGCCATCAG TCCCAGGAATCTGAAAACTCGGGAAACTTAGCAAACTCTTTAGAAGAAAAGGTAACGGGAGAGTCAATCAGcagtaaaaaaaaggaaaaaaggaagcacGTGGACCACGTAGAAAGTTCAATATTTATAGCACCCGGCACCATCCGATCCTCAGAGGACCTAGAAGGAGACACGGGTGACCACAAAGTCCTTTCCAG gacTAGTCACAGTGACTCCAGCATTTACATTCGACGACATACTAACAGGTCTTTGGAATCG GACCACTTTAGCTATGTTCAGTTGAGGAACGCGGCAGATCAGGATGACAGAAGAAACCGAATGTTAACCAG GTACAATACTCAGAAGCTCACTGAGCTGATATTACAGTTTTATGGCATCAGAGCAGATATGAAGAAGGAATGCAAACATACCAGGATGTCTATGAAA GAAGGCCAACGACTCTGGCGAAGCCGTGTTCCAGGAGAGCCAGAGCTCACAGAGCGACTCTCTGACCCAGTTTGTCCAGCAGCCGGATATgatgtattttattctcttcctctGGCTCCTGGTTTACTGCCTACTGCTGTTCCCACAGCTGGACGTCACCAGACTCTGATGCGTGTGTCTGCATAA
- the CLMN gene encoding calmin isoform X1, whose protein sequence is MAAHEWDWFQREELIGQISDIRVQNLQVERENVQKRTFTRWVNLHLEKCDPPLEVKDLFIDIQDGKILMALLEVLSGRNLLHEYKSSSHRIFRLNNIAKALKFLEDSNVKLVSIDAAEIADGNPSLVLGLIWNIILFFQIKELTGNLSRNSPSSSLSPGSGGTDSDSSFPPTPTAERSVAISVKDQRKAIRTLLAWVQRKTRKYGVAVQDFAGSWRSGMAFLAVIKAIDPSLVDMKQALEDSMRENLEKAFRVAHEALHIPRLLEPEDIMVDTPDEQSIVTYVAQFLEHFPELEAEDLVDSDKEAPIESTFVHIKETPSEQESTIFLLTENGEQAYTVNHEASHPPPSKVFVCDKSESAKECYLSVMPSQALSDSSTDFMHQIIDQALQEVPGKASSTGEPSPESSILSSRKDNRRSNSLPIKKTVHFEADTYKEASCSKDPFYSPDLRFEGSPRGTKDSLKQDGDVLAAEIAEEKPKQEAPKIPEAASDESPGVESLVDRKINHSQTSESCPSWNGAPEGAAGGGKESRPLSPLGDNAVMADSLEIKVQLLTVEAMAEEDYFESTPLKASKFNSDLIDFASTSQAFNEVPPPREKRPVEEEVPEDHAEKLGKRRSKSAHQRKDSDESPERPDKQEPHEDPGREDPGYSLAPEEAPVEKKPEAYEKPKRKSARRRRGEDEGEAAGPQGPDGELPSDPPSGSLSLETLHSRSQEGLDFKPSPPLSKVSVIPHDLFYYPHYEVPLAAVLEAYAEGSEDLKHRDLDLEEPEDYLHDLGAGAEAEEAEEAEVSWNSCSFSGPDEEGPEAGIPAPSTDKGAEGTRPALEPAPPAPPEGHQPAEAEESGPVESHQSQESENSGNLANSLEEKVTGESISSKKKEKRKHVDHVESSIFIAPGTIRSSEDLEGDTGDHKVLSRTSHSDSSIYIRRHTNRSLESDHFSYVQLRNAADQDDRRNRMLTRYNTQKLTELILQFYGIRADMKKECKHTRMSMKEGQRLWRSRVPGEPELTERLSDPVCPAAGYDVFYSLPLAPGLLPTAVPTAGRHQTLMRVSA, encoded by the exons ttgAGAGGGAAAATGTGCAGAAGAGAACCTTTACTCGATGGGTAAATCTCCATCTAGAGAAG TGCGACCCACCCCTAGAAGTTAAAGATTTATTCATTGATATCCAAGATGGCAAAATCCTAATGGCTTTGTTAGAAGTCCTGTCTGGGCGGAATCTG CTGCATGAGTACAAGTCCTCATCCCATCGTATTTTCCGGTTGAACAACATAGCGAAAGCACTTAAGTTTTTGGAAGATAGCAAT GTCAAACTGGTTAGCATCGACGCAGCGGAAATAGCAGACGGCAACCCCTCTTTGGTTCTTGGGCTGATATGGAACATAATTCTCTTCTTCCAG ATTAAGGAGCTCACGGGCAATCTCAGCAGAAACTCGCCGTCTTCCAGCCTGTCACCTGGCTCGGGGGGCACAGACTCAGACTCTTCCTTCCCACCCACGCCCACCGCGGAGAGGAGCGTGGCCATATCTGTGAAAGATCAGAGGAAGGCTATCAGGACCCTGCTGGCGTGGGTGCAGAGGAAGACGAGGAA GTATGGCGTGGCGGTGCAGGACTTCGCGGGCAGCTGGAGAAGTGGGATGGCTTTCCTGGCCGTGATCAAGGCCATCGACCCCAGCCTGGTTgacatgaagcaggctctggaagACTCCATGCGGGAAAACCTGGAGAAGGCCTTCCGCGTGGCGCACGAGGCCCTTCACATTCCCAGGCTCCTGGAGCCAGAAG ACATCATGGTTGACACGCCAGACGAGCAGTCCATCGTGACTTACGTGGCACAGTTCCTGGAACACTTCCCGGAGTTGGAAGCT GAGGATCTCGTGGATTCGGATAAAGAAGCCCCTATTGAATCCACCTTTGTCCACATCAAAGAAACCCCTTCTGAACAGGAGAGCACCATCTTCCTTCTGACGGAGAATGGGGAGCAAGCTTACACCGTCAACCACGAAGCCAGCCACCCGCCGCCCTCCAAAGTCTTTGTCTGTGACAAGTCCGAGAGCGCGAAAGAATGCTACCTGAGTGTCATGCCCAGCCAGGCACTCTCAGACAGCTCCACTGACTTCATGCACCAGATCATCGACCAGGCCCTCCAAGAGGTCCCGGGGAAGGCCAGCAGCACCGGTGAGCCATCTCCGGAATCTTCCATTTTATCCTCCAGAAAGGACAACCGGAGGTCCAACTCTTTGCCAATCAAGAAGACCGTGCATTTTGAGGCTGACACCTACAAGGAGGCTTCCTGCAGTAAAGACCCTTTCTACAGTCCAGACCTTCGCTTTGAGGGGAGCCCGAGAGGGACAAAGGACTCGCTGAAGCAGGATGGGGACGTCCTGGCAGCTGAGATTGCCGAGGAAAAGCCGAAGCAGGAAGCCCCCAAGATTCCGGAAGCGGCCTCTGATGAGTCACCGGGGGTCGAGTCTTTGGTGGACAGGAAGATCAATCATTCGCAGACTTCGGAGAGTTGTCCCTCCTGGAACGGGGCGCCAGAGGGTGCGGCCggtggggggaaggagagccGTCCCCTTTCACCCCTCGGGGACAACGCGGTTATGGCCGATTCCTTGGAGATCAAGGTCCAGCTGCTGACCGTAGAAGCTATGGCTGAGGAAGACTATTTTGAAAGCACACCTTTAAAAGCCTCTAAGTTCAACAGCGACCTAATAGATTTTGCCTCAACCAGCCAGGCCTTCAACGAGGTTCCTCCGCCTCGTGAGAAGAGACCTGTCGAGGAAGAGGTTCCGGAGGATCACGCTGAGAAACTGGGAAAGAGGAGAAGCAAATCCGCGCACCAGCGCAAAGACTCGGACGAGTCCCCAGAGAGGCCGGACAAGCAGGAGCCCCACGAGGACCCTGGGCGAGAGGACCCAGGCTATTCTTTGGCCCCCGAGGAGGCACCGGTGGAAAAAAAGCCGGAGGCGTACGAGAAGCCCAAGCGCAAGTCCGCGCGGCGCCGTCGGGGCGAGGACGAGGGGGAGGCTGCGGGGCCGCAGGGGCCGGACGGCGAGCTGCCCTCCGACCCTCCGAGTGGCAGCCTCAGCCTGGAGACCCTGCACAGCCGCAGCCAGGAAGGCCTGGACTTCAAGCCCTCCCCGCCGCTGTCCAAGGTCTCCGTCATTCCCCACGACCTTTTCTACTACCCGCACTACGAGGTGCCCCTGGCTGCGGTTCTGGAGGCTTATGCGGAAGGCTCAGAGGACCTGAAACACCGAGACCTGGATCTGGAGGAGCCGGAGGACTATCTGCATGACCTGGGGGCCGGGGCCGAGGCCGAGGAGGCCGAGGAGGCCGAGGTCTCTTGGAACAGCTGTAGCTTCTCGGGGCCGGACGAGGAGGGCCCTGAGGCCGGCATCCCGGCCCCGAGTACCGACAAGGGTGCAGAGGGCACCAGACCAGCCTTGGAGcccgcacccccagcccctccagaaGGCCACCAGCCAGCGGAGGCCGAAGAGAGCGGCCCTGTGGAGAGCCATCAG TCCCAGGAATCTGAAAACTCGGGAAACTTAGCAAACTCTTTAGAAGAAAAGGTAACGGGAGAGTCAATCAGcagtaaaaaaaaggaaaaaaggaagcacGTGGACCACGTAGAAAGTTCAATATTTATAGCACCCGGCACCATCCGATCCTCAGAGGACCTAGAAGGAGACACGGGTGACCACAAAGTCCTTTCCAG gacTAGTCACAGTGACTCCAGCATTTACATTCGACGACATACTAACAGGTCTTTGGAATCG GACCACTTTAGCTATGTTCAGTTGAGGAACGCGGCAGATCAGGATGACAGAAGAAACCGAATGTTAACCAG GTACAATACTCAGAAGCTCACTGAGCTGATATTACAGTTTTATGGCATCAGAGCAGATATGAAGAAGGAATGCAAACATACCAGGATGTCTATGAAA GAAGGCCAACGACTCTGGCGAAGCCGTGTTCCAGGAGAGCCAGAGCTCACAGAGCGACTCTCTGACCCAGTTTGTCCAGCAGCCGGATATgatgtattttattctcttcctctGGCTCCTGGTTTACTGCCTACTGCTGTTCCCACAGCTGGACGTCACCAGACTCTGATGCGTGTGTCTGCATAA
- the CLMN gene encoding calmin isoform X4 has protein sequence MAAHEWDWFQREELIGQISDIRVQNLQVERENVQKRTFTRWVNLHLEKCDPPLEVKDLFIDIQDGKILMALLEVLSGRNLLHEYKSSSHRIFRLNNIAKALKFLEDSNVKLVSIDAAEIADGNPSLVLGLIWNIILFFQIKELTGNLSRNSPSSSLSPGSGGTDSDSSFPPTPTAERSVAISVKDQRKAIRTLLAWVQRKTRKYGVAVQDFAGSWRSGMAFLAVIKAIDPSLVDMKQALEDSMRENLEKAFRVAHEALHIPRLLEPEDIMVDTPDEQSIVTYVAQFLEHFPELEAEDLVDSDKEAPIESTFVHIKETPSEQESTIFLLTENGEQAYTVNHEASHPPPSKVFVCDKSESAKECYLSVMPSQALSDSSTDFMHQIIDQALQEVPGKASSTGEPSPESSILSSRKDNRRSNSLPIKKTVHFEADTYKEASCSKDPFYSPDLRFEGSPRGTKDSLKQDGDVLAAEIAEEKPKQEAPKIPEAASDESPGVESLVDRKINHSQTSESCPSWNGAPEGAAGGGKESRPLSPLGDNAVMADSLEIKVQLLTVEAMAEEDYFESTPLKASKFNSDLIDFASTSQAFNEVPPPREKRPVEEEVPEDHAEKLGKRRSKSAHQRKDSDESPERPDKQEPHEDPGREDPGYSLAPEEAPVEKKPEAYEKPKRKSARRRRGEDEGEAAGPQGPDGELPSDPPSGSLSLETLHSRSQEGLDFKPSPPLSKVSVIPHDLFYYPHYEVPLAAVLEAYAEGSEDLKHRDLDLEEPEDYLHDLGAGAEAEEAEEAEVSWNSCSFSGPDEEGPEAGIPAPSTDKGAEGTRPALEPAPPAPPEGHQPAEAEESGPVESHQSQESENSGNLANSLEEKVTGESISSKKKEKRKHVDHVESSIFIAPGTIRSSEDLEGDTGDHKVLSRTSHSDSSIYIRRHTNRSLESDHFSYVQLRNAADQDDRRNRMLTRKANDSGEAVFQESQSSQSDSLTQFVQQPDMMYFILFLWLLVYCLLLFPQLDVTRL, from the exons ttgAGAGGGAAAATGTGCAGAAGAGAACCTTTACTCGATGGGTAAATCTCCATCTAGAGAAG TGCGACCCACCCCTAGAAGTTAAAGATTTATTCATTGATATCCAAGATGGCAAAATCCTAATGGCTTTGTTAGAAGTCCTGTCTGGGCGGAATCTG CTGCATGAGTACAAGTCCTCATCCCATCGTATTTTCCGGTTGAACAACATAGCGAAAGCACTTAAGTTTTTGGAAGATAGCAAT GTCAAACTGGTTAGCATCGACGCAGCGGAAATAGCAGACGGCAACCCCTCTTTGGTTCTTGGGCTGATATGGAACATAATTCTCTTCTTCCAG ATTAAGGAGCTCACGGGCAATCTCAGCAGAAACTCGCCGTCTTCCAGCCTGTCACCTGGCTCGGGGGGCACAGACTCAGACTCTTCCTTCCCACCCACGCCCACCGCGGAGAGGAGCGTGGCCATATCTGTGAAAGATCAGAGGAAGGCTATCAGGACCCTGCTGGCGTGGGTGCAGAGGAAGACGAGGAA GTATGGCGTGGCGGTGCAGGACTTCGCGGGCAGCTGGAGAAGTGGGATGGCTTTCCTGGCCGTGATCAAGGCCATCGACCCCAGCCTGGTTgacatgaagcaggctctggaagACTCCATGCGGGAAAACCTGGAGAAGGCCTTCCGCGTGGCGCACGAGGCCCTTCACATTCCCAGGCTCCTGGAGCCAGAAG ACATCATGGTTGACACGCCAGACGAGCAGTCCATCGTGACTTACGTGGCACAGTTCCTGGAACACTTCCCGGAGTTGGAAGCT GAGGATCTCGTGGATTCGGATAAAGAAGCCCCTATTGAATCCACCTTTGTCCACATCAAAGAAACCCCTTCTGAACAGGAGAGCACCATCTTCCTTCTGACGGAGAATGGGGAGCAAGCTTACACCGTCAACCACGAAGCCAGCCACCCGCCGCCCTCCAAAGTCTTTGTCTGTGACAAGTCCGAGAGCGCGAAAGAATGCTACCTGAGTGTCATGCCCAGCCAGGCACTCTCAGACAGCTCCACTGACTTCATGCACCAGATCATCGACCAGGCCCTCCAAGAGGTCCCGGGGAAGGCCAGCAGCACCGGTGAGCCATCTCCGGAATCTTCCATTTTATCCTCCAGAAAGGACAACCGGAGGTCCAACTCTTTGCCAATCAAGAAGACCGTGCATTTTGAGGCTGACACCTACAAGGAGGCTTCCTGCAGTAAAGACCCTTTCTACAGTCCAGACCTTCGCTTTGAGGGGAGCCCGAGAGGGACAAAGGACTCGCTGAAGCAGGATGGGGACGTCCTGGCAGCTGAGATTGCCGAGGAAAAGCCGAAGCAGGAAGCCCCCAAGATTCCGGAAGCGGCCTCTGATGAGTCACCGGGGGTCGAGTCTTTGGTGGACAGGAAGATCAATCATTCGCAGACTTCGGAGAGTTGTCCCTCCTGGAACGGGGCGCCAGAGGGTGCGGCCggtggggggaaggagagccGTCCCCTTTCACCCCTCGGGGACAACGCGGTTATGGCCGATTCCTTGGAGATCAAGGTCCAGCTGCTGACCGTAGAAGCTATGGCTGAGGAAGACTATTTTGAAAGCACACCTTTAAAAGCCTCTAAGTTCAACAGCGACCTAATAGATTTTGCCTCAACCAGCCAGGCCTTCAACGAGGTTCCTCCGCCTCGTGAGAAGAGACCTGTCGAGGAAGAGGTTCCGGAGGATCACGCTGAGAAACTGGGAAAGAGGAGAAGCAAATCCGCGCACCAGCGCAAAGACTCGGACGAGTCCCCAGAGAGGCCGGACAAGCAGGAGCCCCACGAGGACCCTGGGCGAGAGGACCCAGGCTATTCTTTGGCCCCCGAGGAGGCACCGGTGGAAAAAAAGCCGGAGGCGTACGAGAAGCCCAAGCGCAAGTCCGCGCGGCGCCGTCGGGGCGAGGACGAGGGGGAGGCTGCGGGGCCGCAGGGGCCGGACGGCGAGCTGCCCTCCGACCCTCCGAGTGGCAGCCTCAGCCTGGAGACCCTGCACAGCCGCAGCCAGGAAGGCCTGGACTTCAAGCCCTCCCCGCCGCTGTCCAAGGTCTCCGTCATTCCCCACGACCTTTTCTACTACCCGCACTACGAGGTGCCCCTGGCTGCGGTTCTGGAGGCTTATGCGGAAGGCTCAGAGGACCTGAAACACCGAGACCTGGATCTGGAGGAGCCGGAGGACTATCTGCATGACCTGGGGGCCGGGGCCGAGGCCGAGGAGGCCGAGGAGGCCGAGGTCTCTTGGAACAGCTGTAGCTTCTCGGGGCCGGACGAGGAGGGCCCTGAGGCCGGCATCCCGGCCCCGAGTACCGACAAGGGTGCAGAGGGCACCAGACCAGCCTTGGAGcccgcacccccagcccctccagaaGGCCACCAGCCAGCGGAGGCCGAAGAGAGCGGCCCTGTGGAGAGCCATCAG TCCCAGGAATCTGAAAACTCGGGAAACTTAGCAAACTCTTTAGAAGAAAAGGTAACGGGAGAGTCAATCAGcagtaaaaaaaaggaaaaaaggaagcacGTGGACCACGTAGAAAGTTCAATATTTATAGCACCCGGCACCATCCGATCCTCAGAGGACCTAGAAGGAGACACGGGTGACCACAAAGTCCTTTCCAG gacTAGTCACAGTGACTCCAGCATTTACATTCGACGACATACTAACAGGTCTTTGGAATCG GACCACTTTAGCTATGTTCAGTTGAGGAACGCGGCAGATCAGGATGACAGAAGAAACCGAATGTTAACCAG GAAGGCCAACGACTCTGGCGAAGCCGTGTTCCAGGAGAGCCAGAGCTCACAGAGCGACTCTCTGACCCAGTTTGTCCAGCAGCCGGATATgatgtattttattctcttcctctGGCTCCTGGTTTACTGCCTACTGCTGTTCCCACAGCTGGACGTCACCAGACTCTGA